One genomic window of Mercenaria mercenaria strain notata chromosome 2, MADL_Memer_1, whole genome shotgun sequence includes the following:
- the LOC123562964 gene encoding elongation of very long chain fatty acids protein 5-like: MGSIPEYIYFGAKYVSRLDSFPIFFGYLLMILLAGQWKRFTKPLSLRPILVIYNLSASAISLYTLFGFGIALYHAESSFGRQTSEQLKFVYKIYWFAKAFELLDTVFMVLRHKQRQISFLHVYHHGSMLILSDISYHFYPYAAITSYLGLNSAVHVLLYLYYGLSALRPDNPPQWKKFLTQFQIIQFVIDLIHATIGYMYHSYCIFGIFYCMAMIILFSNFYFKAYSKRPKSDKTERKVK; this comes from the exons ATGGGGTCGATACCTGAATACATATATTTTGGAGCAAAATATGTATCTCGGCTGGATTCCTTCCCTATCTTCTTTGGGTATTTGTTGATGATTCTACTAGCCGGGCAATGGAAGAGATTTACCAAACCACTCAGTCTCAGGCCT ATTTTGGTGATCTACAACCTCAGTGCAAGTGCCATCAGTCTCTATACACTGTTCGGATTTGGAATCGCACTGTACCATGCCGAGTCATCCTTTGGACGACAAACTTCGGAACAGCTGAAGTTTGTTTACAAAATCTACTGGTTTGCCAAGGCATTTGAACTGTTGGATACAGTGTTTATGGTGCTTAGACATAAACAACGACAGATTTCGTTTTTACATGTGTATCATCACGGAAGTATGCTAATTCTTAGTGACATATCGTACCATTTTTACCCCTATGCTGCCATAACTTCGTATTTAGGACTGAATTCTGCCGTGCATGTTTTACTGTACTTATATTATGGATTGAGCGCGCTGCGTCCTGACAACCCGCCACAGTGGAAGAAATTTTTAACTCAGTTTCAGATCATTCAGTTTGTCATTGATCTTATACATGCAACAATTGGCTACATGTACCATAGTTACTGtatatttggaatattttactgTATGGCCATGATAATTCTGTTCTCAAACTTCTACTTCAAGGCATACTCAAAGCGGCCCAAGTCagataaaactgaaagaaaagtaaaataa